The Streptomyces kanamyceticus genome window below encodes:
- a CDS encoding sugar ABC transporter ATP-binding protein encodes MSHPDELLRIEGIRKTFPGVVALDSVDFDLRRGEVHVLLGENGAGKSTLIKMLSGAYRPDAGRVVVDGEDVRIHGAQDAERLGIATIYQEFNLVPDLTVAENIFLGRQPRRFGMIDRKRMEADAEELLRRVGLTVSPRAKVRELGIARLQMVEIAKALSLRARVLIMDEPTAVLTSEEVDKLFGIVRALREDGVGIVFITHHLEEIAALGDRVTVLRDGRSVDQVPASTPEDELVRLMVGRSIEQQYPRQRPDTGPPLLSVEGLTRDGVFHDVSFEVRAGEVVGLAGLVGAGRTEVARAVFGADPYDAGTVGVGGERLPRHDVNAAMGAGIGLVPEDRKGQGLVLDASVRENLGLVTLRSATRAGLVDLKGQQRAAARIAEQLGVRMAGLGQHVRTLSGGNQQKVVIGKWLLADIKVLILDEPTRGIDVGAKVEIYQLINELTASGHAVLMISSDLPEVLGMSDRVLVMAQGRIAGELAAEEATQDAVMALAVTTAAVPHHEAHEAEGSRGH; translated from the coding sequence GTGAGCCACCCCGACGAGTTGCTGCGCATCGAAGGCATCCGCAAGACCTTCCCCGGCGTCGTCGCCCTCGACTCCGTCGACTTCGACCTGCGGCGCGGCGAGGTGCACGTCCTGCTCGGCGAGAACGGCGCGGGCAAGAGCACCCTGATCAAGATGCTCTCCGGCGCCTACCGGCCGGACGCGGGCCGGGTCGTCGTGGACGGCGAGGACGTCCGCATCCACGGCGCGCAGGACGCCGAGCGGCTCGGCATCGCCACCATCTACCAGGAGTTCAACCTGGTCCCCGACCTGACCGTGGCCGAGAACATCTTCCTCGGCAGGCAGCCGCGCCGCTTCGGGATGATCGACCGGAAGAGGATGGAGGCGGACGCCGAGGAGCTGCTGCGGCGCGTCGGGCTCACCGTCTCGCCGCGCGCCAAGGTGCGTGAACTCGGCATCGCCAGGCTCCAGATGGTCGAGATCGCCAAGGCGCTCAGCCTGCGGGCGCGCGTCCTGATCATGGACGAGCCGACCGCGGTCCTCACCTCCGAGGAGGTCGACAAGCTCTTCGGGATCGTCCGGGCGCTGCGCGAGGACGGCGTGGGCATCGTCTTCATCACCCACCACCTGGAGGAGATCGCGGCCCTCGGCGACCGCGTCACCGTCCTGCGGGACGGCCGCAGCGTCGACCAGGTGCCCGCGTCGACGCCCGAGGACGAACTCGTCCGGCTGATGGTGGGCCGCAGCATCGAGCAGCAGTATCCGCGCCAACGCCCGGACACCGGGCCGCCGTTGCTGTCCGTGGAGGGCCTCACCCGGGACGGCGTCTTCCACGACGTCAGCTTCGAGGTGCGGGCAGGCGAGGTCGTCGGCCTCGCGGGGCTCGTCGGGGCCGGGCGCACCGAGGTGGCGCGCGCCGTCTTCGGCGCCGATCCCTACGACGCGGGCACCGTGGGCGTCGGGGGCGAGCGCCTGCCCCGGCACGACGTGAACGCCGCGATGGGCGCGGGCATCGGTCTCGTACCGGAGGACCGCAAGGGCCAGGGTCTGGTGCTCGACGCCTCCGTGCGGGAGAACCTCGGTCTGGTGACGCTGCGTTCGGCGACCCGCGCCGGGCTCGTCGACCTCAAGGGGCAGCAGCGCGCCGCCGCGCGGATCGCCGAGCAGCTCGGGGTGCGCATGGCCGGTCTCGGCCAGCACGTGCGCACGCTCTCCGGCGGCAACCAGCAGAAGGTCGTCATCGGCAAGTGGCTGCTCGCCGACATCAAGGTGCTGATCCTGGACGAGCCGACGCGCGGCATCGACGTCGGCGCCAAGGTCGAGATCTACCAGCTCATCAACGAGCTGACGGCCTCCGGGCACGCGGTCCTGATGATCTCCAGCGATCTGCCCGAGGTGCTCGGCATGAGCGACCGGGTCCTGGTCATGGCGCAGGGCCGGATCGCCGGTGAACTCGCCGCCGAAGAGGCCACCCAGGACGCGGTGATGGCCCTCGCCGTCACCACCGCGGCCGTACCCCATCACGAAGCGCACGAAGCGGAGGGCTCCCGTGGCCACTGA
- a CDS encoding ABC transporter permease/substrate-binding protein, which yields MATETLKRDTGGATSLRRVLLDNGALSALIVLVVAMSLLSGDFLTTQNLLNVGVQAAVTAILAFGVTFVIVSAGIDLSVGSVAALSATVLAWSATSQGVPVWLAVILAVATGIACGFVNGLLVSYGKLPPFIATLAMLSVARGLSLVISQGSPIAFPDSVSHLGDTVGGWLPVPVIVMIAMGLVTAVVLGRTFIGRSMYAIGGNEEAARLSGLRVKRQKLVIYGLSGLFAAVAGIVLASRLVSAQPQAAQGYELDAIAAVVIGGASLAGGVGKASGTLIGALILAVLRNGLNLLSVSAFWQQVVIGVVIALAVLLDTLRRKAGATPGASSGASGAAGRKGPRALKIALAAVVAAAVIGAVSFFNSGSSGTTTKVGMSLSTLNNPFFVQMKEGAQAEADKAGVDLTVTDAQNDASQQSNQLQNFTGEGVKSIIVNPVDSDAAGPAVRGANKSDIPVVAADRGVNKAETATLVASDNVAGGKLAAKTLADKLGGKGKIVVLQGTAGTSASRERGQGFAEGIKAYPGIDVVAKQPADFDRTKGLDVMTNLLQSHKGVTGVFAENDEMALGAVKALGDRAGKDVPVVGFDGTPDGIKAVEAGTLYASVAQQPKELGRIAVLNAVRAARGKDVRETVMVPVKIVTSKNVEDFS from the coding sequence GTGGCCACTGAAACCCTGAAGCGCGACACGGGTGGTGCGACCTCGCTCCGCCGCGTCCTGCTCGACAACGGCGCGCTGAGCGCCCTGATCGTCCTGGTCGTGGCGATGTCGCTGCTCTCGGGCGACTTCCTGACCACCCAGAACCTGCTGAACGTCGGCGTGCAGGCGGCCGTCACCGCGATCCTCGCGTTCGGCGTGACGTTCGTGATCGTCTCCGCGGGCATCGACCTGTCGGTGGGTTCGGTGGCGGCGCTCTCCGCGACCGTCCTCGCCTGGTCGGCGACGTCACAGGGGGTGCCTGTCTGGCTCGCGGTGATACTCGCCGTGGCGACCGGCATCGCCTGCGGGTTCGTCAACGGTCTGCTCGTCTCGTACGGCAAACTCCCGCCGTTCATCGCGACGTTGGCGATGCTCTCGGTGGCCCGCGGCCTCTCCCTGGTGATCTCGCAGGGCAGCCCGATCGCCTTCCCCGACTCGGTCTCGCACCTCGGTGACACCGTCGGCGGCTGGCTGCCGGTGCCGGTGATCGTGATGATCGCGATGGGTCTGGTCACGGCCGTCGTCCTCGGGCGTACGTTCATCGGCCGCTCCATGTACGCGATCGGCGGCAACGAGGAGGCGGCGCGGCTCTCCGGGCTCCGCGTGAAGCGGCAGAAGCTCGTGATCTACGGCCTCTCCGGTCTCTTCGCCGCGGTCGCGGGCATCGTGCTCGCCTCGCGTCTGGTCTCCGCGCAGCCGCAGGCCGCGCAGGGCTACGAGCTGGACGCGATCGCCGCGGTCGTGATCGGCGGCGCCAGCCTCGCGGGCGGCGTCGGCAAGGCGTCGGGCACGCTGATCGGCGCGCTGATCCTCGCCGTGCTCCGCAACGGCCTCAACCTCCTCTCGGTGTCGGCGTTCTGGCAGCAGGTCGTCATCGGCGTCGTCATCGCGCTCGCCGTCCTCCTGGACACGCTGCGGCGCAAGGCGGGCGCGACGCCCGGGGCCTCGTCGGGCGCCTCGGGGGCGGCCGGGCGCAAGGGGCCGCGGGCTCTCAAGATCGCGCTCGCCGCCGTGGTCGCCGCGGCGGTGATCGGCGCGGTCTCCTTCTTCAACTCGGGCTCTTCGGGCACGACGACGAAGGTCGGCATGTCCCTCTCCACGCTCAACAACCCCTTCTTCGTCCAGATGAAGGAGGGCGCGCAGGCCGAGGCCGACAAGGCGGGCGTCGACCTGACGGTCACCGACGCGCAGAACGACGCGTCCCAGCAGTCCAACCAGCTGCAGAACTTCACCGGCGAGGGCGTGAAGTCGATCATCGTCAACCCGGTGGACTCGGACGCGGCGGGCCCGGCCGTGCGCGGCGCCAACAAGTCCGACATCCCGGTGGTGGCCGCCGACCGCGGCGTGAACAAGGCCGAGACCGCCACGCTCGTCGCGTCCGACAACGTCGCGGGCGGGAAGCTGGCGGCGAAGACCCTCGCCGACAAGCTCGGCGGCAAGGGGAAGATCGTGGTCCTCCAGGGCACCGCGGGCACCTCCGCGAGTCGGGAGCGCGGCCAGGGCTTCGCCGAGGGCATCAAGGCGTACCCCGGCATCGACGTCGTCGCCAAGCAGCCAGCGGACTTCGACCGCACCAAGGGCCTGGACGTCATGACGAACCTGCTCCAGTCCCACAAGGGCGTGACCGGCGTCTTCGCGGAGAACGACGAGATGGCGCTCGGCGCGGTCAAGGCGCTCGGCGACCGGGCGGGCAAGGACGTCCCCGTGGTCGGCTTCGACGGAACCCCCGACGGGATCAAGGCGGTCGAGGCCGGCACGCTGTACGCGTCGGTCGCCCAGCAGCCCAAGGAGCTCGGCAGGATCGCCGTGCTGAACGCGGTCAGGGCCGCGCGGGGCAAGGACGTCCGGGAGACGGTGATGGTCCCGGTGAAGATCGTCACCTCCAAGAACGTCGAGGACTTCTCCTGA
- a CDS encoding ribokinase, with the protein MNDDYDRYDLLVVGSANADLVVEVERRPAAGETVLGSDLAVHPGGKGGNQAVAAARLGARTALLARVGDDAHGTLLRDAQRAAGVDTAGLLVGGAPTGVALITVDPSGDNSIVVSPGANARLTPEDVRAASGLLAAARVVSAQLEIPLDTVAEVVRALSQDTRFVLNPSPPAPLPAEVLAACDPLVVNEHEARVVLGDAAGETPEEWAHGLLALGPRSVVITLGAEGALTADGRADSCVRVPSPKVAAVDTTGAGDAFTAALGWRLGLGEELAAAAAYAVRVGAAAVTRRGAQSSYPTASELPPAPAEVPAP; encoded by the coding sequence ATGAACGACGACTACGACCGCTACGACCTCCTCGTCGTGGGCTCGGCCAACGCCGATCTGGTGGTGGAGGTCGAGCGCCGCCCCGCGGCGGGCGAGACGGTCCTCGGCTCCGACCTGGCCGTCCACCCCGGCGGCAAGGGCGGCAACCAGGCGGTCGCCGCGGCCCGGCTCGGCGCCCGCACCGCGCTCCTTGCGCGGGTCGGCGACGACGCCCACGGGACGCTGCTCCGCGACGCGCAGCGCGCGGCGGGAGTGGACACGGCGGGCCTGCTCGTGGGCGGCGCGCCCACCGGCGTCGCGCTGATCACGGTCGACCCTTCCGGCGACAACAGCATCGTGGTCTCGCCGGGCGCCAACGCCCGGCTCACCCCTGAGGACGTCCGCGCGGCGAGCGGCCTGCTCGCCGCCGCCCGGGTGGTCTCCGCGCAGCTGGAGATCCCCCTGGACACGGTCGCCGAGGTGGTCAGGGCGCTGAGCCAGGACACCCGCTTCGTCCTGAACCCGTCGCCGCCCGCCCCGCTGCCCGCCGAAGTCCTCGCCGCCTGCGACCCGTTGGTGGTCAACGAGCACGAGGCGCGGGTCGTCCTCGGCGACGCGGCGGGCGAGACGCCCGAGGAGTGGGCGCACGGTCTGCTCGCGCTCGGGCCCCGCTCGGTGGTGATCACCCTCGGTGCCGAGGGCGCGCTGACCGCGGACGGGCGCGCGGACTCCTGCGTTCGGGTCCCGAGCCCGAAGGTCGCCGCGGTGGACACGACGGGCGCGGGCGACGCGTTCACGGCGGCGCTCGGCTGGCGTCTCGGCCTCGGCGAGGAGCTGGCGGCTGCCGCGGCCTACGCGGTACGGGTGGGCGCGGCCGCGGTCACCCGCCGGGGCGCGCAGAGCTCCTACCCGACGGCCTCGGAACTCCCCCCGGCTCCCGCGGAGGTCCCGGCCCCGTGA
- the rbsD gene encoding D-ribose pyranase codes for MKKSGILNRHLAGALAELGHGDTVLVCDAGMPIPAGPRVVDLAFRAGVPAFAEVLDGLLDELVVAGGTAAREVREANPAVARLLAESLPGLDLIAHEELKRRSADARLVVRTGEARPYANVLLRCGVFF; via the coding sequence GTGAAGAAGTCCGGCATCCTGAACCGCCATCTCGCGGGCGCGCTCGCCGAGTTGGGGCACGGCGACACGGTCCTGGTCTGCGACGCGGGCATGCCGATCCCGGCGGGCCCGCGCGTGGTGGACCTGGCGTTCCGCGCCGGGGTCCCCGCCTTCGCGGAGGTGCTCGACGGGCTGCTCGACGAGCTCGTGGTGGCGGGCGGTACGGCGGCGCGGGAGGTGCGGGAGGCGAACCCCGCGGTGGCGCGGCTGCTCGCGGAGAGCCTCCCCGGCCTCGACCTGATCGCGCACGAGGAACTCAAGCGCCGCTCGGCGGACGCGCGCCTGGTGGTCCGCACGGGGGAGGCGCGGCCGTACGCGAACGTGCTGCTGCGGTGCGGGGTGTTCTTCTGA
- a CDS encoding M28 family metallopeptidase, giving the protein MRLSRPSLPRLLRRTGAGVATLAAAGLLATAAPGAVAAPSPTLAAPDIPLANVKAHLSQFQSIAQANGGNRAHGRPGYKASIDYVKGKLDAAGFTTSVQQFTSSGATGYNLVADWPGGDPNKVLMSGAHLDSVSAGAGVNDNGSGSAGVLETALAVSRAQLKPTKHLRFAWWGAEELGMVGSRYYVNSLPSTERSKVSGYLNFDMIASPNPGYFVYDDDPTIEKTFKDYYAGLNVPTEIETEGDGRSDHAPFKNVGIPVGGLFSGAERAKSSAQAQKWGGSAGQAFDRCYHSSCDSSSNINDTALDRNSDAIAHAVWALGTDTSVPPGGDTYENTDDVAIPDNGAAVTSTVNVTGRTGNAPATLKVDVDIRHTWRGDVVVDLLAPDGTAYRLKNSSGNDSADNVIATYTVDASSKPANGAWKLRVQDVAAQDTGYINSWKLTF; this is encoded by the coding sequence ATGAGACTCTCCAGACCCTCCCTTCCCCGCCTCCTCAGACGCACCGGCGCGGGCGTCGCCACGCTCGCCGCGGCCGGGCTGCTCGCCACCGCCGCGCCCGGTGCCGTCGCCGCGCCGTCGCCGACGCTCGCGGCCCCGGACATCCCGCTCGCCAACGTCAAGGCGCACCTGTCGCAGTTCCAGTCCATAGCCCAGGCCAACGGCGGCAACCGCGCGCACGGCAGGCCCGGCTACAAGGCGTCCATCGACTACGTGAAGGGCAAGCTGGACGCGGCCGGATTCACCACCAGCGTCCAGCAGTTCACCTCCAGCGGCGCCACCGGCTACAACCTCGTCGCCGACTGGCCCGGCGGGGACCCGAACAAGGTCCTGATGTCCGGCGCGCACCTCGACAGCGTCTCGGCGGGTGCCGGTGTCAACGACAACGGCTCGGGCTCGGCCGGTGTCCTGGAGACCGCGCTCGCCGTCTCGCGCGCGCAGCTCAAGCCGACGAAGCACCTGCGGTTCGCCTGGTGGGGCGCCGAGGAGCTGGGCATGGTCGGCTCGCGCTACTACGTCAACAGCCTGCCCAGCACGGAGCGTTCGAAGGTCAGCGGCTATCTGAACTTCGACATGATCGCCTCGCCCAACCCCGGCTACTTCGTCTACGACGACGATCCCACCATCGAGAAGACGTTCAAGGACTACTACGCGGGCCTGAACGTGCCCACCGAGATCGAGACCGAGGGCGACGGCCGCTCCGACCACGCCCCGTTCAAGAACGTCGGCATCCCGGTCGGCGGTCTGTTCAGCGGCGCCGAGCGCGCCAAGTCCAGCGCCCAGGCCCAGAAGTGGGGCGGCTCGGCGGGCCAGGCGTTCGACCGCTGCTACCACTCGTCCTGCGACAGCTCGTCGAACATCAACGACACGGCCCTGGACCGCAACAGCGACGCCATCGCCCACGCCGTCTGGGCCCTCGGCACGGACACCTCCGTGCCGCCGGGCGGCGACACCTACGAGAACACCGACGACGTCGCCATCCCGGACAACGGCGCCGCGGTGACCTCGACGGTGAACGTGACGGGCCGCACCGGCAACGCCCCCGCCACCCTCAAGGTCGACGTCGACATCCGGCACACCTGGCGCGGCGACGTGGTCGTCGACCTGCTCGCGCCCGACGGCACGGCCTACCGCCTGAAGAACTCCAGCGGCAACGACTCGGCGGACAACGTCATCGCGACGTACACGGTCGACGCCTCCAGCAAGCCCGCGAACGGCGCGTGGAAGCTGCGCGTCCAGGACGTGGCGGCGCAGGACACCGGCTACATCAACAGCTGGAAGCTCACCTTCTAG
- a CDS encoding GH3 family domain-containing protein: MGLPPSTPDPHPEDAAYHREVTAASRQFTDALGAAAAWQRRLLSEVVAHAEGTAFGTEHGLRAVRTVDDYRAAVPLRDHDAYEPWLTRAADGEPRVLTHDEPKLFFTTSGSTGARKRIPVTRTFLDRVYVPFFQAAMGVPAARFPAALSLGTGTLNLRHDRLARPATTASGRPSLGPSQADLRGGFGVELREPGSLTPWAELPPTVDEKDYEAKLYLRVRIAAEHDVRCVMGHNPALLAILPRLLPEWWPELLRDVRDGTLRGHPGGVPNPARAAELARRARTHGPTPAALWPNLRLLYCWTSGVASLYLPRLRAAYGDDVTVLPTPAAASEGPVGVPVDAHPTAGPLAVSCALYEFVDAADDVRPDSPTLLYDELETGRDYHVVFSHLGGLHRYVLGDIVRVVDRVLGVPRVEYAGRAALSDLVGERLREFHVVRALGTAVERMGVGVVNMTCRPQRDRDGVPYYAVAVALDGTPSGAATAAALGGHFDGALRATSEGYRAARARGALGAARILPVPVSAFTDHWHRRVAGGMRPPEVKDQVFQPDQDAWRRLAGSARR; the protein is encoded by the coding sequence ATGGGACTGCCGCCCAGCACGCCGGACCCGCACCCCGAAGACGCCGCCTACCACCGCGAAGTCACCGCCGCGTCGCGGCAGTTCACCGACGCCCTCGGCGCCGCCGCCGCATGGCAGCGGCGGCTCCTGTCCGAAGTCGTCGCCCACGCCGAAGGCACCGCGTTCGGCACGGAGCACGGCCTGCGCGCCGTCCGCACCGTCGACGACTACCGGGCCGCCGTGCCCCTGCGCGACCACGACGCCTACGAGCCGTGGCTCACCCGCGCCGCCGACGGCGAGCCGCGGGTGCTCACCCACGACGAGCCGAAGCTGTTCTTCACCACCAGCGGAAGCACCGGTGCGCGCAAGCGCATCCCCGTCACCCGGACCTTCCTCGACCGGGTCTACGTCCCCTTCTTCCAAGCCGCGATGGGCGTGCCCGCCGCGCGCTTCCCGGCCGCGCTCTCCCTCGGCACCGGCACGCTCAACCTGCGCCACGACCGGCTCGCCCGGCCCGCCACCACCGCGTCGGGGCGGCCGAGCCTCGGCCCGAGCCAGGCGGACCTGCGCGGCGGCTTCGGCGTCGAGCTGCGCGAGCCCGGCAGCCTCACCCCGTGGGCCGAACTGCCCCCGACGGTCGACGAGAAGGACTACGAGGCGAAGCTCTACCTGCGCGTCCGCATCGCCGCCGAACACGACGTGCGCTGCGTGATGGGGCACAACCCGGCGCTGCTCGCCATCCTGCCGAGGCTGCTCCCCGAGTGGTGGCCCGAGCTCCTTCGCGACGTGCGCGACGGCACCCTTCGAGGTCACCCGGGCGGCGTGCCGAACCCGGCCCGCGCCGCCGAACTGGCCCGCCGGGCCCGGACGCACGGCCCGACGCCGGCCGCGCTCTGGCCGAACCTCCGGCTCCTGTACTGCTGGACCAGCGGCGTGGCCTCCCTCTACCTGCCGCGCCTGCGTGCCGCCTACGGCGACGACGTCACCGTGCTGCCCACCCCGGCCGCCGCGTCGGAGGGCCCGGTCGGCGTCCCGGTCGACGCGCACCCCACGGCGGGCCCGCTCGCGGTCTCCTGCGCCCTGTACGAGTTCGTCGACGCGGCCGACGACGTACGCCCCGACAGCCCCACCCTGCTCTACGACGAGCTGGAGACGGGCCGCGACTACCACGTGGTCTTCTCGCACCTCGGCGGCCTGCACCGCTACGTACTCGGTGACATCGTGCGCGTCGTGGACCGGGTCCTCGGCGTGCCGCGTGTCGAGTACGCGGGCCGGGCCGCACTCTCCGACCTGGTGGGCGAACGGCTGCGCGAGTTCCATGTCGTACGCGCCCTGGGAACAGCCGTTGAGCGTATGGGAGTCGGTGTCGTCAACATGACGTGCCGCCCGCAGCGGGACCGGGACGGTGTGCCGTACTACGCCGTGGCGGTCGCTCTGGACGGGACGCCGAGCGGGGCGGCGACGGCGGCCGCGCTCGGCGGACACTTCGACGGCGCGCTGCGTGCCACGAGCGAGGGCTACCGTGCCGCCCGCGCCCGTGGCGCGCTCGGCGCCGCCCGGATCCTGCCGGTGCCCGTGTCGGCGTTCACCGACCACTGGCACCGGCGGGTCGCGGGCGGCATGCGTCCGCCGGAGGTCAAGGACCAGGTGTTCCAGCCGGATCAGGACGCCTGGCGACGCCTCGCCGGGAGCGCTAGAAGGTGA
- a CDS encoding DUF6182 family protein: protein MATRTTRTTRTEGGQRVGQAELRAVLEARVRAAGAPRAPMPAVAVLMGFDPATFARSVLDFAAGLAADARRDWQADFTRTVYLVGNPANLAHRLPPATVSPDGQVAWYTCAPWARQRDLRLLLRKVQGELPADLAERCAVDVPESAAAPAPRERPPRHWHLTVATAGLSLPRYLVHVGHTLAEATITGLLAGGDRIAVRHTTDIDELPVQHGYVRVHQDIANADRLRAYAVLAEQGDVPHG, encoded by the coding sequence ATGGCCACGCGGACCACGCGGACCACGCGGACAGAGGGCGGGCAGCGGGTGGGGCAGGCGGAACTCCGCGCGGTCCTGGAGGCCAGGGTGCGCGCGGCGGGTGCGCCGCGGGCGCCGATGCCTGCCGTGGCGGTCCTCATGGGCTTCGACCCGGCGACGTTCGCGCGCTCGGTCCTGGACTTCGCCGCGGGGCTCGCGGCGGACGCGCGCCGTGACTGGCAGGCCGACTTCACCCGGACCGTCTATCTCGTCGGGAACCCGGCCAACCTCGCGCACCGGCTGCCGCCCGCGACCGTCTCGCCGGACGGCCAGGTGGCCTGGTACACCTGCGCGCCGTGGGCCCGCCAGCGCGATCTGCGGCTGCTGCTCAGAAAGGTCCAGGGGGAGCTGCCCGCCGACCTGGCGGAGCGCTGCGCCGTGGACGTACCGGAGTCGGCCGCGGCCCCGGCGCCGCGTGAACGGCCGCCCAGGCACTGGCACTTGACCGTCGCCACGGCGGGCCTGAGCCTGCCGCGCTATCTGGTGCACGTCGGCCACACGCTCGCCGAGGCCACCATCACCGGATTGCTCGCGGGCGGCGACCGGATCGCGGTGCGCCACACCACGGACATCGACGAACTGCCCGTACAGCACGGCTATGTGAGGGTTCATCAGGACATCGCGAACGCGGACCGGCTGCGTGCCTACGCCGTACTCGCCGAACAGGGGGATGTTCCACATGGGTGA
- the dpgC gene encoding (3,5-dihydroxyphenyl)acetyl-CoA 1,2-dioxygenase DpgC: MTSELTAAWQGPRAVAVRAEEVLAQLPAKADRTDAQQARADAAVADARRARVAFMAEHGQAVYDALTGDRTRYRWLDELVFAAAELLDGLVPTREQMAAESALAQADKEGREIDQAVFFAGVLRQEQAGTHLMESLLRPTDRALALLPEYTARGSVDLGPLRVDRVGRATHLTVTSPGALNAEDNELIAAMDVGVDLALLDDLSTVGVLRGGEMTHPRYRGRRVFSAGINLRHLDAGRISYTDFLLRRELGYISKLQRGLLLTDGSGQPVTDGYGAPVPVPRPHWSTRTVQKPWIAAVDTFAIGGGMQLLFAFDRVIAADDAYLSLPAAQEGIIPGVANLRLPRIAGNRLARQVVLSGRRIRTTEPEARLICDDVVAPEDIDAAVEAAVEELSAPAVVANRMMLNLAEEPPAVLRAYMAEFALHQGLRLYAPDVLEKTTKFSAKTAPKSGSAAPPGGAP, encoded by the coding sequence ATGACCTCCGAACTGACCGCGGCCTGGCAGGGCCCCCGCGCCGTCGCCGTGCGCGCCGAGGAGGTCCTGGCGCAGCTGCCCGCCAAGGCCGACCGCACGGACGCGCAGCAGGCGCGGGCCGACGCTGCCGTGGCCGATGCACGGCGGGCGCGGGTCGCGTTCATGGCCGAGCACGGCCAGGCCGTGTACGACGCGCTGACCGGCGACCGCACCCGCTACCGCTGGCTCGACGAACTCGTCTTCGCCGCCGCGGAGCTCCTCGACGGGCTCGTACCGACCCGCGAACAGATGGCGGCCGAGTCCGCCCTCGCGCAGGCCGACAAAGAGGGCCGGGAGATCGACCAGGCCGTCTTCTTCGCCGGGGTGCTGCGCCAGGAGCAGGCCGGTACCCATCTCATGGAATCGCTGCTGCGGCCCACGGACCGGGCGCTGGCCCTGCTCCCCGAGTACACCGCGCGGGGCAGCGTCGACCTCGGACCGCTGCGCGTCGACCGCGTCGGGCGCGCCACCCATCTCACGGTGACGAGCCCGGGCGCGCTCAACGCCGAGGACAACGAACTGATCGCCGCCATGGACGTGGGCGTCGATCTGGCGCTCCTCGACGACCTCAGCACCGTCGGGGTGCTGCGCGGCGGTGAGATGACGCATCCGCGCTACCGGGGCCGCCGCGTCTTCAGCGCGGGCATCAACCTCCGCCACCTCGACGCGGGCAGGATCTCCTACACGGACTTCCTGCTGCGCCGCGAACTCGGCTACATCAGCAAGCTGCAGCGCGGCCTGCTCCTGACGGACGGGAGCGGGCAGCCGGTCACCGACGGGTACGGCGCCCCGGTGCCCGTACCCCGGCCGCACTGGTCGACGCGCACCGTGCAGAAACCGTGGATCGCGGCCGTCGACACCTTCGCCATCGGCGGCGGCATGCAGCTCCTCTTCGCCTTCGACCGCGTGATCGCCGCGGACGACGCCTACCTCAGCCTGCCCGCCGCGCAGGAGGGCATCATCCCCGGCGTGGCCAACCTGCGGCTGCCGCGCATCGCGGGCAACCGCCTCGCGCGCCAGGTCGTCCTCTCCGGGCGGCGCATCCGCACCACCGAGCCGGAGGCCCGGCTGATCTGCGACGACGTCGTCGCGCCCGAGGACATCGACGCGGCGGTCGAGGCCGCCGTCGAGGAGCTGTCGGCGCCCGCGGTCGTCGCCAACCGCATGATGCTCAACCTCGCGGAGGAGCCACCGGCCGTACTGCGCGCGTACATGGCGGAGTTCGCCCTCCACCAGGGGCTGCGGCTCTACGCCCCGGACGTCCTGGAGAAGACGACGAAGTTCAGCGCCAAGACGGCGCCGAAGAGCGGCAGCGCGGCGCCACCGGGCGGGGCGCCCTGA
- the dpgB gene encoding enoyl-CoA-hydratase DpgB, whose amino-acid sequence MRLDASQGMAQLTKTLTAFREQAEDERATAAVIELDAGDAADAGGISDAVLPDWPGSVDVHTVNKWERALRQWERLDAVTLVAASGTCGGPAFDLLLAADVRIAAPGLRVALPTASGGFWPGMALHRLAHRVGVSGARRLALCMAGSGTLDADQARELGVVDEMTEALDDRISEILAGSPARGDVRLLRGLIMDAPGTSFEEALGTHLAACDRALRAATTAGSTDTDTGRGER is encoded by the coding sequence ATGCGGCTCGACGCCTCCCAGGGGATGGCACAGCTGACCAAGACGCTCACCGCGTTCCGTGAGCAGGCCGAGGACGAGCGGGCCACGGCGGCGGTGATCGAACTCGACGCGGGAGACGCGGCAGACGCGGGAGGCATCTCCGACGCGGTCCTGCCGGACTGGCCGGGCTCCGTCGACGTGCACACGGTCAACAAGTGGGAGCGTGCCCTGCGCCAGTGGGAGCGCCTGGACGCCGTCACGCTGGTCGCCGCGTCCGGCACCTGCGGCGGCCCCGCGTTCGACCTGCTGCTCGCCGCGGACGTGCGGATCGCCGCGCCCGGCCTGCGCGTCGCCCTGCCCACCGCGTCCGGCGGCTTCTGGCCCGGCATGGCCCTGCACCGGCTCGCGCACCGCGTCGGCGTTTCGGGGGCCCGCAGGCTGGCGCTGTGCATGGCGGGGTCCGGGACCCTCGACGCGGACCAGGCGCGGGAGCTGGGTGTCGTCGACGAGATGACGGAGGCGCTCGACGACCGGATATCCGAGATCCTCGCGGGCAGTCCCGCGCGCGGTGACGTCCGGCTGCTTCGCGGCCTGATCATGGACGCGCCCGGCACCTCCTTCGAGGAGGCGCTCGGCACGCATCTCGCGGCGTGCGACAGGGCGTTGCGCGCCGCTACGACCGCGGGGTCCACGGACACCGACACCGGGCGGGGCGAGCGATGA